A genomic window from Fibrobacterota bacterium includes:
- a CDS encoding hybrid sensor histidine kinase/response regulator, with protein sequence MTESHRLPVLVVDDDRSILAVLQSWLSKAGWIPEVHQDPLKALEAYSLRHHAAVVVDWHMPHLDGLELVGRLRAENQAQTAYVILVTSSEKSDLLDQAFEEGVDDFLRKPLDRQEFVARMKAARRVCLLDKEIRQRSEQDLERRMHAMALQRVSALAGALTHEIRTPLATVKLGVERLAAREAKNPTESHSIVSRLELAVNALAETMEDVLETFGMSHRTNRWGHFKPSKSLREAVNSMQERVPPGVELILDIDPAAEEISGHGDAVGVRRLATNLLANALRHTSTGSVRLTLSPLPDGFTLEALDTGEGIPAELLPWLGEPMLLNSENVGFGRYIRGNGMGLALCRKIVHRHQGTFAIRSMPGMGTRMTITMRLDLPGPANVEGQDNFYSQAGPP encoded by the coding sequence ATGACCGAATCGCACCGCCTTCCCGTGCTGGTGGTCGACGATGATCGTTCGATCCTCGCCGTCTTGCAGTCCTGGCTCTCCAAAGCCGGATGGATCCCGGAGGTCCACCAGGACCCGCTCAAGGCTCTGGAGGCCTACAGCCTTCGCCATCACGCGGCGGTGGTGGTGGACTGGCACATGCCGCACCTGGACGGCTTGGAATTGGTGGGGCGACTCCGCGCCGAAAACCAAGCGCAAACAGCCTATGTGATTCTGGTCACCTCCTCCGAAAAGTCCGATCTGTTGGATCAGGCCTTCGAGGAAGGTGTCGATGACTTTTTACGCAAGCCTCTGGACCGCCAGGAATTCGTGGCGCGCATGAAGGCCGCGCGACGCGTGTGCTTGTTGGACAAGGAAATCCGTCAACGCTCCGAGCAGGACCTGGAACGACGCATGCACGCGATGGCGCTGCAACGCGTGTCCGCCCTGGCAGGAGCGCTGACCCACGAAATCCGCACCCCCTTGGCCACCGTCAAGCTCGGCGTGGAACGCTTGGCGGCGAGGGAAGCCAAGAACCCCACGGAATCGCACTCCATCGTCTCTCGATTGGAACTTGCTGTCAATGCGCTCGCTGAAACCATGGAAGACGTGCTGGAAACATTCGGCATGTCGCACCGCACCAACCGGTGGGGGCATTTCAAGCCGTCCAAATCCTTGCGGGAGGCCGTGAATTCCATGCAGGAGCGGGTGCCGCCCGGTGTGGAACTCATTTTGGACATCGATCCGGCTGCCGAGGAAATCAGCGGCCATGGAGATGCCGTGGGCGTGCGACGATTGGCGACCAACCTATTGGCCAACGCTTTGCGCCACACCTCCACTGGATCGGTGCGTCTGACGCTTTCCCCCTTGCCCGATGGTTTCACCTTGGAGGCCCTGGATACCGGAGAAGGCATCCCAGCAGAGCTGTTGCCGTGGTTGGGTGAACCGATGCTTTTGAATTCCGAGAACGTGGGCTTTGGGCGCTACATCCGTGGCAATGGAATGGGCTTGGCGCTGTGTCGAAAGATCGTGCACCGTCACCAGGGCACGTTCGCCATCCGCTCCATGCCCGGCATGGGTACACGGATGACCATCACCATGCGGCTGGACCTACCCGGCCCCGCCAATGTCGAGGGTCAGGACAACTTCTACAGCCAAGCTGGACCGCCCTGA
- a CDS encoding DEAD/DEAH box helicase, producing the protein MHDKPLIVQGDLTLLLETEGAGYLAARDAIAPFTELVKSPEYVHTYRISHLSLWNAAATGRSAEEVLSALSEHSRFPVPATVVREVTQYMGRYGTLQLVRDGQDLFLVAKDPLALMEARHVKGAQPWILDQVAPDRCRVDGAFRGHLKLALTLAGLPVEDLAGYTIGDPLSFRLREVSESGKPFALRNYQAEAAEVFHAAGSVKGGAGTIVLPCGAGKTVVAIGAMNLCQCHTLILTTNVVAVRQWMREILDKTTLTPDQVGEYTGETKDIRPVTLATYQILTYRRSKEDTFPHFGLFQARKWGLIVYDEVHLLPAPVFRVSAEVQATRRLGLTATLVREDQKEGDVFALIGPKRYDVPWKTLESQGWIATATCTEIRIPQPVARYVEYAQASDREKIRISSENPGKKAVVEELIEAHPDDSILVIGQYLTQLDELAAELDIPLITGKTPQRERERLFGDFRDGRLRVLMVSKVGNFAIDLPDASVMIQISGTFGSRQEEAQRLGRILRPKEDGRQAHFYSLVTRDTREQDFAMHRQLFLVEQGYQYHVEIRESGKG; encoded by the coding sequence ATGCATGACAAACCATTGATCGTCCAGGGCGACCTGACCCTCCTTCTGGAAACAGAAGGCGCAGGGTACCTCGCCGCGCGAGACGCCATTGCCCCCTTCACCGAGCTTGTCAAGAGCCCGGAGTACGTCCACACCTACCGGATTTCGCATTTGTCGCTGTGGAACGCCGCCGCCACCGGCCGTTCCGCGGAAGAAGTCCTCTCCGCCCTCTCCGAACACAGCCGGTTTCCGGTGCCCGCCACCGTAGTGCGCGAGGTCACCCAGTACATGGGGCGTTACGGCACGTTGCAACTGGTGCGCGATGGACAAGATTTGTTCCTGGTCGCCAAGGACCCGCTGGCGCTCATGGAAGCCCGCCATGTCAAGGGCGCCCAGCCCTGGATCCTGGACCAGGTGGCGCCGGACCGCTGCCGCGTCGACGGCGCGTTTCGCGGCCACCTCAAGCTCGCCCTGACCTTGGCCGGTCTTCCCGTGGAAGACCTCGCCGGGTATACCATCGGCGATCCGTTGTCCTTCCGACTGCGCGAGGTGTCAGAATCTGGCAAACCCTTCGCGTTGCGCAACTACCAAGCCGAAGCCGCCGAGGTGTTCCACGCGGCGGGCTCGGTGAAGGGCGGCGCGGGAACCATCGTGCTGCCTTGCGGCGCGGGCAAAACGGTGGTGGCCATCGGTGCCATGAACCTCTGCCAGTGCCACACCCTGATCCTGACCACCAACGTGGTGGCCGTGCGCCAATGGATGCGCGAAATCCTGGACAAGACCACGCTCACGCCTGACCAGGTGGGCGAATACACGGGCGAGACCAAGGACATCAGGCCTGTCACGTTGGCCACCTACCAGATTCTGACCTACCGTCGTTCCAAGGAAGACACCTTCCCGCATTTTGGGCTGTTCCAGGCCCGCAAGTGGGGACTGATCGTCTACGACGAAGTCCACCTGTTGCCCGCTCCCGTTTTCCGCGTGTCCGCCGAAGTCCAGGCCACCCGCCGACTGGGACTCACCGCCACCTTGGTGCGCGAAGACCAGAAGGAAGGCGACGTGTTCGCCTTGATCGGGCCCAAGCGCTACGACGTCCCCTGGAAGACCTTGGAATCCCAAGGCTGGATCGCCACCGCCACCTGCACGGAAATCCGCATTCCCCAGCCCGTGGCGCGCTACGTGGAATACGCCCAGGCCTCGGATCGCGAGAAGATCCGCATCAGCTCCGAAAACCCCGGCAAGAAGGCCGTGGTGGAAGAGCTCATCGAAGCCCACCCGGACGACTCCATCCTGGTGATCGGACAATATCTGACGCAACTGGACGAATTGGCCGCCGAACTGGACATTCCTCTGATCACGGGCAAGACCCCGCAACGCGAACGCGAACGTCTCTTCGGGGACTTCCGCGACGGACGCTTGCGGGTGCTGATGGTGTCCAAGGTGGGCAACTTCGCGATCGATCTGCCGGATGCCAGCGTGATGATCCAGATCTCCGGAACTTTTGGAAGCCGCCAGGAAGAAGCCCAGCGCCTGGGCCGGATCCTGCGTCCCAAGGAAGACGGCCGCCAGGCGCACTTCTACAGCCTGGTGACCCGCGACACGCGCGAGCAGGATTTCGCCATGCACCGCCAGTTGTTCCTGGTGGAACAAGGCTACCAGTACCACGTGGAAATCCGGGAGAGCGGCAAGGGCTGA
- a CDS encoding fibronectin type III domain-containing protein translates to MPKITIPTFSKPPNIHALCGWVASLIIGILPQPSDAAVTGRLVDASARPVSQAIVHIVGADMTDTTGADGRFSLPTLVSSSLPTAGPALSRLAARNGSISIDVASDGSDLSIELFHLSGQRIGQPIVQSLARGGYVFDLDAALPPSSSSGLVLARILLNGKSTSVMFFRSSATVAGARNPNTATTTSARGFATARLDSLDIVRKGYQALKAYVASYNESLGDLELSPKSFTISAAVLPTPGSGSVVLTPSQLTYTYGTQVTLNAIPAATYSFAGWTGDGASGTAPLALVVDTNKSVTANFSAVPPPGTPTGLTATTITTNSITLDWTDNSSNETKFRIDRSLDGLNWTVIDSVGASIHSYSNSGLLATTEYHFRVSAAGPTGASPYSNVLKVTTKSPQVGTIRIWNRTKYDMTSIKINGVEKLQTGYILPVGAMQDYQFSTPGNVSYSIMTGIGSNDFFSYVGTATSALGRIDTVSFLNPSLGELLSGLGPASRKWSGFYYDANLVSHPCSYTISKSGAFSLYDGTQLNTTGTATLVSWPDRANIVSFRLGTTETINMSFPFASFQQSNGPASWKVIEYTAQ, encoded by the coding sequence ATGCCCAAAATCACGATTCCGACTTTCTCGAAACCACCAAATATCCATGCCTTGTGCGGGTGGGTTGCATCCTTGATCATCGGAATCCTGCCTCAGCCTTCCGATGCCGCCGTCACCGGAAGATTGGTCGATGCATCGGCTCGACCTGTTTCCCAGGCAATCGTCCATATCGTTGGAGCCGATATGACCGATACCACCGGTGCCGACGGTCGATTCAGTCTTCCGACACTGGTATCCTCCTCGCTTCCAACCGCGGGCCCTGCACTGTCTCGGCTGGCTGCCCGGAACGGATCGATTTCGATCGACGTCGCATCGGATGGATCAGATCTATCCATCGAGCTTTTCCACCTTTCCGGCCAAAGGATCGGGCAACCGATCGTCCAATCTCTGGCTCGTGGCGGTTACGTTTTCGATCTGGATGCAGCCCTGCCGCCAAGCTCCTCCTCCGGCTTGGTGCTCGCAAGAATCCTCTTGAACGGGAAGTCGACTTCCGTGATGTTCTTTCGCAGCTCCGCGACCGTAGCTGGCGCCCGCAACCCCAATACAGCAACCACGACTTCGGCTAGGGGATTTGCGACGGCTCGGCTGGACTCCCTGGACATCGTCCGCAAGGGGTATCAAGCGCTCAAAGCCTACGTGGCCTCCTACAACGAGAGCCTCGGCGATCTGGAGCTTTCACCGAAATCATTCACAATCTCCGCCGCGGTCCTTCCGACTCCGGGAAGCGGGAGCGTTGTCCTGACTCCCAGTCAACTCACCTACACCTATGGAACCCAGGTCACTCTCAACGCCATTCCTGCCGCAACTTACTCCTTCGCAGGTTGGACAGGAGACGGTGCGAGCGGAACCGCTCCCCTGGCTCTTGTGGTGGACACGAACAAATCCGTTACCGCCAATTTTTCCGCCGTACCGCCACCTGGCACGCCCACCGGTCTGACTGCTACGACGATCACGACCAATTCCATCACACTGGATTGGACCGACAATTCCTCGAACGAGACAAAGTTCAGGATCGACCGCAGTTTGGATGGCCTCAATTGGACGGTGATCGATTCTGTGGGAGCATCCATCCACTCCTACTCCAATTCCGGCCTCCTCGCAACCACCGAGTACCACTTCCGTGTGAGCGCTGCCGGGCCCACGGGAGCTTCGCCTTACTCCAACGTCTTGAAAGTGACGACGAAAAGTCCCCAGGTGGGAACCATCCGGATCTGGAATCGGACAAAATACGACATGACGAGCATCAAAATCAATGGAGTGGAAAAGCTGCAGACCGGCTACATCCTGCCCGTGGGAGCGATGCAGGACTACCAGTTTTCAACCCCTGGCAACGTATCCTATTCGATCATGACGGGCATCGGATCCAATGATTTTTTCAGCTACGTCGGGACTGCGACGTCAGCGCTTGGCCGGATCGACACGGTTTCCTTTCTCAATCCATCCCTTGGGGAACTCTTGTCGGGACTTGGGCCTGCATCCCGTAAGTGGAGCGGGTTCTATTACGATGCCAACCTCGTTTCGCATCCCTGCTCCTACACGATTTCAAAATCCGGAGCGTTCTCGCTGTACGACGGGACCCAACTCAACACTACCGGCACAGCGACACTCGTAAGCTGGCCCGACAGGGCGAACATCGTTTCCTTCCGATTGGGAACCACCGAAACCATCAATATGTCCTTTCCCTTCGCAAGCTTCCAGCAATCCAATGGTCCGGCAAGCTGGAAGGTGATCGAGTATACCGCCCAGTAG
- a CDS encoding cellulase family glycosylhydrolase, which translates to MYHSLRRSLLPLLAMSCMAQAGIVSTHGALKVANAKLTNAAGTPIQLAGMSLYWPLWGGEKFFNSGAVSSTVKDWGASIVRVPMAVGNGSGSLYTGNTGPIKAAVDAAIANDVYVIIDWHVEQDAPQKDKALTFFADMAKTYGKQPHVMFEIWNEPAKASWSDVRSYAIDLVAEIRKYSSNVIIVGSPDWSKAVDQASANPVPGDNIAYTFHFYSCTHGATYRTKVANASSKIAIMFTEWGTTEASGGGSVCISETDAWLQLAKEKGISWANWSLSDKAESSAALTGGASTNGGWNDGNLTASGKYVKGKIGEVAKILAAMPTTPVIPVDPVVPVTPKVDTVAVPGKIEAEKASTLSADIKIETTTDAGGGSALGYTTNGSAEYTIKSGLTGNVIVRARVATAETGSMNFRINNNQIASLPVENTGGWQSWQTKETKARIDNTGNMKLQIQWTGAVNLNWVEIVSEQTSVSPRASALGFQVISQGREWLVDLPQGAHELVVSDLQGRVLSRESVVGKTQARIQASANARLVRLESWDGTRSTRLVPGI; encoded by the coding sequence ATGTATCACAGCCTTCGCAGATCTCTGCTACCCCTCCTCGCGATGTCGTGCATGGCCCAGGCCGGAATCGTTTCCACCCACGGCGCTCTGAAGGTGGCCAACGCCAAGCTCACCAACGCCGCCGGCACCCCCATCCAATTGGCCGGCATGAGTCTGTATTGGCCGCTGTGGGGCGGCGAAAAGTTCTTCAACAGCGGAGCTGTGTCCTCCACCGTCAAGGACTGGGGAGCCAGCATCGTACGTGTCCCGATGGCCGTGGGCAACGGTTCCGGAAGCCTCTACACCGGCAACACCGGCCCCATCAAGGCCGCCGTGGATGCGGCGATCGCCAATGACGTGTACGTGATCATCGACTGGCACGTGGAACAGGACGCCCCGCAGAAGGACAAGGCCCTGACCTTCTTCGCCGACATGGCCAAGACCTACGGCAAGCAGCCCCACGTGATGTTCGAGATCTGGAACGAACCCGCCAAGGCCAGCTGGAGCGATGTGCGTTCGTATGCCATCGACTTGGTGGCGGAGATCCGCAAGTACAGCTCCAACGTGATCATCGTCGGGTCTCCCGACTGGTCGAAGGCGGTGGATCAGGCCTCGGCCAATCCGGTCCCCGGCGACAACATCGCCTACACCTTCCACTTCTACTCGTGCACGCACGGCGCCACCTACCGCACCAAGGTCGCCAACGCCTCCAGCAAGATCGCGATCATGTTCACCGAGTGGGGCACCACCGAGGCATCCGGTGGCGGCAGCGTGTGCATCTCCGAAACCGACGCCTGGCTGCAATTGGCCAAGGAAAAGGGGATCAGCTGGGCCAATTGGTCACTTTCTGACAAAGCGGAATCGTCCGCCGCGCTGACGGGTGGCGCCTCCACCAACGGCGGCTGGAACGACGGCAATCTCACCGCTTCCGGCAAATACGTGAAGGGCAAGATCGGCGAAGTCGCGAAGATCCTGGCCGCCATGCCCACCACACCTGTCATCCCAGTCGATCCCGTCGTGCCGGTCACACCCAAGGTCGATACCGTGGCGGTCCCCGGAAAGATCGAGGCCGAGAAGGCATCCACGCTCTCGGCCGACATCAAGATCGAGACCACCACCGACGCCGGTGGCGGATCGGCGTTGGGCTACACCACGAACGGTTCGGCGGAATACACCATCAAGTCCGGTTTGACAGGAAACGTCATCGTGCGCGCCCGGGTGGCCACCGCCGAAACCGGCAGCATGAACTTCCGGATCAACAACAACCAGATCGCAAGCCTGCCCGTGGAGAACACCGGCGGCTGGCAGTCCTGGCAAACCAAGGAAACCAAGGCCAGGATCGACAACACGGGCAACATGAAGCTCCAGATCCAGTGGACCGGAGCGGTGAACCTCAACTGGGTGGAGATCGTCTCCGAACAGACCTCGGTTTCCCCACGGGCCTCGGCTTTGGGATTCCAAGTGATCTCCCAAGGTCGAGAGTGGCTGGTGGACCTGCCCCAGGGAGCCCATGAACTGGTGGTTTCCGACCTCCAGGGCCGTGTTCTCTCACGGGAGTCGGTGGTGGGCAAGACCCAAGCGCGAATCCAAGCCAGCGCCAACGCTCGCTTGGTGCGCCTGGAGTCCTGGGACGGAACCCGCTCCACCCGGCTTGTTCCCGGGATCTGA
- a CDS encoding tetratricopeptide repeat protein, whose translation MNHISTLVLIWITQSHAINDAPKAADGLSLYMSGKFEQALGSYERTLAKDRNDSAALIGRVRSLGRLGRYDEALVGVRAILKRNPSDGIAATVYSDLFQPNRWTGYADPDSCWAWASKAVTLAPHWTEAWLSYWIEATMRGEDDRADVAIRKLARLGMWSRATLALDSFILASAPKNAVLILNGDADLLGMRQLQVVNGLRTDVHLEGSMLQAERYWHNRIRKGLLPAPADSAEIDRLFNSAPDSLPAATVFVAKLNATGKWPVVALFKNTSRKTWNGFIRKGRDLGVYWLMDGSKQSASIEELRKMEASILAMNPRDYSGPSASAVDESPIRRNAPSLVYAVAGWVAEIATQFAERDEIADFEKLGNWISPFLRKARPDDPETIDQLRALTAWQEKVRSAIAEAKKKR comes from the coding sequence ATGAATCACATCTCAACGCTTGTATTGATCTGGATCACCCAGAGCCATGCAATCAACGATGCTCCGAAGGCGGCTGACGGATTGTCCCTGTATATGTCCGGAAAATTCGAGCAGGCATTGGGCTCCTACGAGCGCACCCTGGCGAAGGATCGCAACGATTCCGCGGCGCTCATCGGCAGAGTTCGTTCACTGGGGAGGCTGGGTCGTTACGACGAAGCGCTGGTCGGCGTCCGGGCGATCCTGAAGCGGAACCCAAGCGATGGGATCGCCGCGACAGTCTACTCCGATCTCTTCCAGCCCAATCGATGGACAGGATATGCGGATCCCGACAGCTGCTGGGCATGGGCCAGCAAGGCCGTGACCTTGGCGCCCCATTGGACCGAGGCCTGGCTGTCCTACTGGATCGAAGCGACGATGCGCGGCGAGGACGATCGTGCCGACGTGGCCATTCGGAAATTGGCCCGTCTGGGGATGTGGAGCCGCGCCACACTGGCGCTCGACAGCTTCATCCTCGCCTCGGCACCGAAGAACGCCGTTCTGATTCTCAACGGCGATGCCGATCTTCTGGGCATGCGCCAACTGCAGGTGGTCAATGGATTGCGCACAGACGTCCACCTCGAAGGCAGCATGCTGCAAGCCGAGAGATACTGGCACAACCGCATTCGCAAGGGCCTCCTGCCAGCCCCCGCCGATTCCGCCGAAATCGATCGCCTGTTCAACAGCGCCCCGGACAGCCTACCGGCTGCGACGGTCTTTGTTGCCAAGTTGAACGCGACGGGCAAATGGCCGGTGGTCGCGTTGTTCAAAAACACCTCGCGCAAGACCTGGAACGGTTTCATCCGCAAAGGAAGGGATCTGGGTGTGTATTGGTTGATGGATGGAAGCAAGCAGTCCGCCAGCATCGAGGAATTGCGCAAGATGGAGGCCTCGATCCTGGCCATGAATCCGCGCGACTATTCGGGTCCGTCGGCCTCTGCTGTCGACGAATCGCCGATTCGCCGCAACGCTCCCTCCTTGGTCTATGCCGTCGCCGGTTGGGTCGCGGAAATCGCCACGCAGTTCGCCGAAAGAGACGAGATTGCGGACTTCGAGAAACTCGGAAATTGGATCTCCCCATTTCTTCGCAAGGCTCGCCCCGATGATCCCGAAACCATCGACCAGTTGCGGGCCTTGACGGCTTGGCAAGAGAAGGTTCGCTCGGCGATCGCCGAGGCGAAGAAAAAGCGGTGA
- a CDS encoding DUF1311 domain-containing protein — MRHIRRSDSLLNRVYKRIQRDTASPMGTVQREDIRRTQHKWLLYRDAWVRFARVKHPRFDEILIKIWLTMERVKELEDLVER, encoded by the coding sequence ATCCGACACATCCGGCGATCTGATTCCCTTCTCAATCGAGTATACAAGCGCATCCAACGGGACACGGCTTCACCGATGGGCACCGTGCAACGCGAGGACATCCGACGGACCCAGCACAAATGGCTTCTCTATCGCGATGCCTGGGTGCGGTTCGCGCGCGTCAAACACCCAAGATTCGACGAGATCTTGATCAAAATTTGGCTGACGATGGAAAGGGTCAAGGAGCTGGAGGATCTGGTCGAAAGGTGA